The Pyrus communis chromosome 9, drPyrComm1.1, whole genome shotgun sequence genome has a segment encoding these proteins:
- the LOC137744490 gene encoding probable galactinol--sucrose galactosyltransferase 2: MEHYDTALAYPVTCPGVEGNQPDIVMDSLSVHGLGLVHPKKVFNFYNELHSYLASCGIDGVKVDVQNIIETLGAGHGGRVSLTRSYHQALEASVARNFPDNGCIACMCHNTDGLYSSKQTAVVRAFDDFYPRDPASHTIHISSVAYNTLFLGEFMHPDWDMFHSVHPAAEYHSAARAVGGCAIYVSDKPSNHNFDLLRKLVLPDGSVLRAKLPGRPTRDCLFADPARDRTRFVLFPL, encoded by the exons ATGGAACACTATGACACTGCTTTGGCATACCCAGTGACGTGCCCTGGTGTGGAGGGCAACCAACCAGACATAGTTATGGACAGCTTATCTGTTCATGGTCTTGGTCTGGTACATCCGAAGAAAGTTTTCAATTTCTACAATGAACTTCATTCCTACTTGGCTTCTTGTGGAATTGATGGAGTTAAGGTTGATGTTCAGAACATCATTGAGACTCTAGGGGCTGGTCATGGTGGTAGAGTTTCTCTAACCCGCAGCTACCACCAGGCACTTGAGGCTTCAGTTGCTCGAAACTTTCCTGACAATGGATGCATTGCTTGCATGTGTCACAACACTGATGGGCTCTACAGTTCCAAGCAGACTGCTGTTGTTAGAGCTTTTGATGATTTCTACCCCCGTGATCCTGCTTCACACACGATTCATATATCTTCTGTTGCTTATAACACTCTTTTCCTTGGGGAATTCATGCACCCTGACTGGGATATGTTTCAT AGTGTACATCCAGCGGCAGAGTATCACAGTGCAGCTCGTGCTGTTGGCGGATGTGCAATCTATGTCAG TGATAAACCAAGCAATCACAATTTTGACCTTCTGAGGAAGCTGGTCCTCCCTGATGGATCTGTCCTCCGTGCCAAGTTACCTGGCAGGCCTACCCGTGATTGTCTCTTTGCTGATCCAGCAAGAGACAGGACCAGGTTCGTTCTGTTTCCTCTCTAA